One stretch of Chaetodon auriga isolate fChaAug3 chromosome 18, fChaAug3.hap1, whole genome shotgun sequence DNA includes these proteins:
- the trib2 gene encoding tribbles homolog 2, giving the protein MNIQRSNPINISRYGRSRHKSHDFEELSCLRTTESHQSFSPNLGSPSPPETPDSSHCISRIGDYLLLEPLEGDHVFRAAHLHSGEELVCKVFDIGRYQESLAAYFALGQHQHINQILEILLGETRAYVFFERSYGDMHSFVRTCKKLREDEAARLFYQIASAVAHCHDNGLVLRDLKLRKFVFKNEDRSLVKLESLEDTYILDGHDDSLSDKHGCPAYVSPEILNANGSYSGKAADVWSLGVMLYTILVGRYPFHDVEPGSLFSKIRRGHFNIPETLTPKAKCLIRSILRREPAERLTSREILEHPWFTSSGALGGAVLHSRGEREQEQLVPEVSMEEELEQFFS; this is encoded by the exons ATGAACATACAGAGGTCAAATCCAATTAACATTTCACGTTATGGGAGATCGCGGCACAAATCGCACGATTTCGAAGAATTGTCTTGCCTAAGGACTACAGAGTCGCACCAGAGTTTCAGTCCCAACCTCGGGTCCCCCAGCCCGCCGGAGACCCCGGACTCCTCGCACTGTATCTCCCGCATCGGGGACTACCTTTTGTTGGAACCACTGGAGGGAGACCACGTTTTCAGAGCCGCCCACCTGCACAGCGGGGAAGAGCTCGTATGTAAG GTCTTTGACATTGGCCGGTACCAGGAGTCACTGGCGGCCTACTTCGCCCTGGGCCAGCACCAGCATATTAACCAAATCCTGGAGATCTTGCTCGGGGAGACTCGAGCCTATGTGTTCTTTGAGAGGAGCTATGGAGACATGCACTCTTTTGTCCGCACCTGCAAGAAGCTGCGGGAGGACGAAGCTGCCAGACTCTTCTATCAGATAGCCTCGGCTGTGGCACATTGCCACGACAACGGACTGGTCCTCCGTGACCTCAAACTGAGGAAATTTGTCTTCAAGAACGAGGACAG AAGCCTCGTGAAGCTGGAGAGCCTTGAGGACACTTATATCCTGGATGGTCATGACGACTCCCTGTCAGACAAGCATGGCTGCCCAGCCTATGTCAGCCCTGAGATCCTCAATGCCAACGGCAGCTATTCGGGGAAGGCAGCTGATGTGTGGAGTCTGGGCGTCATGCTTTACACCATCCTTGTGGGGCGCTATCCTTTCCATGACGTTGAGCCCGGCTCCCTGTTCAGCAAAATCCGCAGGGGCCACTTCAACATCCCCGAGACGCTCACACCCAAGGCCAAGTGCCTGATCCGCTCCATCCTCCGCCGGGAACCCGCAGAGCGCCTCACCTCCCGGGAGATTCTGGAGCACCCCTGGTTTACCTCCTCTGGGGCGCTAGGGGGCGCTGtgctgcacagcagaggagagagagagcaggagcagctggtgCCTGAGGTGAGCATGGAAGAAGAGCTGGAGCAGTTCTTCAGCTGA